The proteins below come from a single Roseiflexus sp. RS-1 genomic window:
- a CDS encoding 3'-5' exonuclease has protein sequence MPAFELSFTPTFYYESLDLPRHVSKAITKKLEILASDPYSARGDAKKLKGYDNVYRVRVGDYRICYCIGRGWVKLLSVRKRNERTYEDDLPDIVPPATLPDPSTLTPKARGVIEEEFTLSAPTLDIMPPSRTLPPGRPLPFMITNDMLERWRIPAQYHSEILTARTEDDLLNLPIPERDLNRILDNLFPRSLDAIAAQPEFVLSTPADVERFAEEDLSSFLLRLTPEQERLINQDRRGPILVRGGPGTGKSTLALYRVQRLLEQGVTSVLFTTYTNALVTYSEQLLTRLLGAPPDAWGVKVTTVDSLAYHYFARGWGKPTFATEGQALALLAMSLREAEIPAANEADRQTRLAALEHLGQEYLLQEFLHIIEARNISSQEEYLVIERHGRRTPLKPAIREALWAVYEYWRDLMRANGLVLHEQVRRGAMEYTAHIDPKPYQALVIDEAQDLSPVALRLLLNLVETPEHVYLTADASQSIYQRGFSWKQVHHDLAFTGRTILLKQNFRNTAQILAACASILAGSQAGEEESIQQLPSTHQGDPPLIWLVSSDTRAAETIRDFFLEAARYYRLPTHSGAVFCTSNREGRELAERLSKLGMPAVFQSGRELDITVPLVKVLTLHSAKGLEFPFVAIVGLDEGRLPRINEDLPVEEAQVQEDEQRRLFFVGCSRAMRALLVCGSRAAPSPFLAPLQPPVWRRESSEPEEIPILV, from the coding sequence ATGCCAGCATTTGAACTCTCCTTCACCCCCACCTTCTACTACGAATCGCTCGACCTCCCACGCCACGTGAGCAAGGCGATCACCAAAAAGCTGGAGATCCTTGCCAGTGATCCCTATTCAGCTCGCGGCGATGCAAAGAAACTCAAGGGGTACGACAATGTCTATCGGGTGCGGGTTGGCGACTACCGTATTTGCTACTGCATCGGCAGGGGATGGGTCAAACTGCTGAGCGTGCGCAAGCGCAACGAGCGCACGTATGAAGACGATCTACCCGATATTGTTCCGCCAGCAACGTTGCCCGATCCGTCCACACTCACACCGAAAGCGCGTGGCGTTATTGAAGAAGAGTTCACGCTCAGCGCGCCAACGCTCGATATTATGCCGCCATCGCGTACACTGCCGCCAGGTCGCCCGCTGCCGTTCATGATAACAAACGACATGCTGGAGCGCTGGCGCATACCCGCCCAGTATCATTCAGAGATCCTCACTGCGCGCACCGAGGACGATCTGCTCAACCTGCCGATCCCGGAACGCGATCTCAATCGCATCCTTGACAACCTGTTCCCCCGTTCGCTCGATGCGATTGCAGCGCAGCCCGAATTCGTCCTTTCCACGCCTGCGGATGTCGAGCGTTTTGCCGAAGAAGACCTGAGCAGTTTTTTGCTGCGTCTGACGCCAGAACAGGAGCGCCTGATCAATCAGGATCGCCGCGGTCCGATCCTGGTGCGGGGCGGTCCGGGAACCGGCAAATCCACGCTGGCGCTCTATCGGGTGCAGCGTCTGCTGGAACAGGGTGTCACATCGGTGCTCTTCACCACCTATACCAATGCCCTGGTCACCTATTCGGAGCAACTGTTGACCAGACTGCTCGGCGCACCGCCAGACGCATGGGGGGTCAAGGTGACCACGGTTGATAGTCTGGCATACCATTATTTTGCCAGAGGGTGGGGAAAACCCACATTCGCAACTGAAGGACAGGCACTTGCTCTGCTCGCCATGTCGCTGCGCGAAGCGGAGATACCCGCAGCAAACGAGGCAGACCGTCAGACGCGCCTCGCGGCATTGGAGCACCTCGGACAGGAGTATCTGCTTCAGGAGTTTCTGCACATTATCGAAGCGCGGAATATCAGCAGTCAGGAAGAATACCTGGTCATTGAGCGTCACGGACGACGCACGCCGCTCAAACCGGCGATCCGCGAAGCGCTGTGGGCGGTCTATGAATACTGGCGTGATCTGATGCGCGCCAATGGTCTCGTTCTGCACGAGCAGGTGCGGCGCGGTGCAATGGAATACACCGCACACATCGACCCAAAACCATATCAGGCGCTGGTCATCGACGAAGCGCAGGACCTTTCGCCGGTGGCGTTGCGGTTGCTATTGAACCTGGTGGAAACGCCAGAGCATGTCTATCTGACCGCCGATGCGTCGCAGTCGATCTACCAGCGCGGTTTCAGCTGGAAGCAGGTGCACCACGACCTTGCCTTCACCGGTCGGACGATACTGCTGAAGCAGAACTTTCGCAATACGGCGCAGATTCTGGCGGCCTGCGCCAGCATTCTGGCAGGGAGCCAGGCAGGCGAAGAAGAGAGCATCCAGCAACTCCCATCGACGCATCAGGGGGATCCGCCACTCATCTGGCTGGTCAGCAGCGATACGCGCGCCGCTGAAACGATCCGTGATTTCTTCCTGGAAGCAGCGCGCTACTACCGTCTGCCAACCCACAGCGGCGCTGTGTTTTGCACCAGCAACCGGGAAGGCAGGGAACTTGCCGAACGTCTCAGCAAGCTGGGTATGCCAGCAGTGTTCCAATCCGGCAGAGAGCTTGACATTACCGTCCCCCTGGTCAAAGTGCTGACGCTGCACTCCGCCAAGGGGCTGGAATTTCCCTTTGTGGCAATTGTTGGTCTGGACGAAGGACGCCTGCCGCGGATCAACGAGGACTTGCCGGTCGAGGAGGCGCAGGTGCAGGAAGACGAGCAACGCCGTCTCTTCTTCGTCGGGTGCTCGCGCGCCATGCGGGCGCTGCTGGTCTGCGGATCGCGCGCGGCGCCGTCGCCGTTCCTTGCACCGTTGCAACCGCCAGTGTGGCGGAGGGAGAGTTCGGAGCCTGAGGAAATCCCCATCCTCGTCTAG
- a CDS encoding Uma2 family endonuclease has protein sequence MLPENATVAPLLVDHAVPGPPHGRWTVAAWEGLPDDGNRYEILEGVLWMTTAPSAFHQWIVGRCIELLGVPARQRGLGIWFTAPIGVILSLHDAVQPDFLFIRAERVAALVRERRIHGAPDLIIEVLSPGNSTEAMAQKRALYAHCGVPEYVEIDPAQCCARVYRLEGDAYRAPVICNDTQTLHLTCLPDLPVAVAALFADAPDTTL, from the coding sequence ATGCTCCCTGAGAACGCCACCGTCGCGCCGCTGCTGGTCGACCACGCCGTGCCGGGACCGCCCCACGGTCGCTGGACGGTCGCGGCGTGGGAAGGTCTGCCAGACGATGGCAACCGCTACGAAATACTTGAAGGGGTCCTCTGGATGACGACCGCGCCCAGCGCATTTCATCAGTGGATTGTCGGCAGGTGCATCGAGTTGTTGGGTGTGCCGGCGCGTCAGCGTGGGTTGGGTATCTGGTTCACAGCGCCGATTGGCGTCATCCTGTCGCTGCACGACGCGGTGCAGCCCGACTTTCTCTTCATCCGCGCCGAACGGGTCGCCGCGCTGGTGCGCGAGCGGCGCATTCATGGCGCGCCCGACCTGATCATCGAAGTTCTCTCGCCGGGCAACAGCACCGAAGCGATGGCGCAGAAGCGAGCGCTGTACGCGCACTGCGGCGTGCCCGAATATGTGGAAATCGACCCGGCGCAGTGCTGCGCGCGGGTGTACCGGCTGGAAGGCGACGCCTACCGTGCGCCGGTCATTTGCAATGACACGCAGACACTGCACCTGACCTGCCTGCCCGACCTGCCGGTGGCGGTAGCGGCGTTGTTCGCCGACGCCCCGGATACGACGCTGTAA
- a CDS encoding zinc-ribbon domain containing protein translates to MSYADKTLTCRDCGAQFVFTAGEQEFYAQKGFTNEPSRCPSCRQARKASGSSGYSNRSGGGYGERSGGYSERSSGYSERGGGTRSSGAREMYTAICANCGREAKVPFVPSGRKPVLCDDCFQEQRRNRM, encoded by the coding sequence ATGAGCTACGCCGACAAAACATTGACGTGTCGCGACTGCGGCGCACAGTTCGTATTTACTGCAGGTGAGCAGGAGTTCTACGCACAGAAGGGATTCACGAACGAGCCATCGCGCTGCCCGAGTTGTCGGCAGGCGCGCAAAGCGTCGGGCAGTAGCGGGTACAGCAATCGCAGCGGCGGTGGGTACGGTGAACGGAGCGGCGGGTATAGCGAACGAAGCAGCGGGTACAGCGAACGAGGCGGCGGGACGCGTTCATCGGGCGCGCGCGAGATGTACACCGCCATTTGCGCGAATTGCGGGCGTGAGGCGAAGGTGCCGTTTGTTCCAAGCGGTCGTAAACCGGTTCTGTGTGATGATTGCTTCCAGGAGCAGCGTCGCAATCGGATGTAG
- a CDS encoding sodium-translocating pyrophosphatase, whose protein sequence is MQELSSFEQAAVWAVLGVAIFGIAYAFVLRAQILAQDKGTARMQEVWGFIKDGANAYLSRQFRTIAILIGVLTFVLAASVFIIPPTREAVEHFGSEETATLWVAIGRAVAFLMGSLFSYAVGFVGMNVAVEGNVRVAAASRKGYNPALQVAYKSGSVTGMLTVGLGLLGGTLIFMVYGIAAPDALLGFGFGGSLIALFMRVGGGIYTKAADVGADLVGKVEAGIPEDDPRNAAVIADLVGDNVGDCAGMAADVFESFEVTLVSALILGLVLGDAVVGTLGDGQYDLRFIVFPLVLRAIGVIASVVGNSVVSTDEKRRNAMAAMNRGFYVAAFLCLVGFAAFTAVYMVDPTTGAIDWRPFLATIAGLALAVALDKLTEYFTSTHFNPVKETSKASKTGAATNILAGLALGMESSVWAILVICASILTSIAIFAGYSTDPAVTLTAVLYGVSLTGIGMLTLTGNTISMDSFGPISDNANGIGEMAGLDKNARNVMDDLDAVGNTTKAVTKGIAIGSAVIAAVALYGSYLADVSKVQEQIGVPLAEQLRTIGINVAMPTVFIGLLIGGAVPFLFSSLTIRAVQRAASQIVNEVRRQFKIPGIMEGTVTPDYARAVSISTVAAQKELISLGLIAVMVPILVGFLLGVEALGGFLAGIILSGQLMAVFQANAGGAWDNAKKYIEEGNFGGKHSEPHKAAVVGDTVGDPLKDTAGPALNPMIKVINLVALIIAPIVVTIPSGSPGVIFAMVICAVALAWAIWQSKREAPSMTAETTAPATTARGV, encoded by the coding sequence ATGCAAGAACTCAGCAGTTTCGAACAGGCAGCCGTATGGGCAGTGCTTGGCGTTGCGATTTTCGGCATCGCATACGCATTCGTGCTTCGTGCACAGATCCTGGCGCAGGATAAAGGCACTGCCCGCATGCAAGAGGTGTGGGGATTCATCAAAGACGGCGCCAATGCCTATCTGAGCCGTCAATTCCGCACGATTGCCATCCTGATCGGCGTTCTGACGTTTGTGCTTGCTGCCAGTGTGTTCATCATTCCGCCGACACGCGAAGCCGTCGAGCACTTCGGCAGTGAGGAGACAGCGACGCTATGGGTGGCGATTGGGCGCGCAGTCGCGTTCCTGATGGGGTCGTTGTTCTCGTATGCGGTCGGCTTCGTTGGGATGAATGTTGCGGTTGAAGGCAATGTTCGTGTTGCCGCTGCATCGCGCAAGGGGTACAACCCTGCGTTGCAGGTCGCCTACAAGTCCGGGTCGGTGACCGGGATGCTGACGGTGGGGCTTGGGTTGCTAGGCGGTACGTTGATCTTTATGGTCTACGGCATCGCTGCGCCGGACGCGCTGCTCGGCTTCGGCTTCGGCGGCTCGCTGATCGCGCTCTTCATGCGCGTCGGCGGCGGCATCTACACCAAGGCTGCCGATGTCGGCGCCGACCTGGTGGGGAAGGTGGAAGCCGGTATTCCTGAAGACGATCCGCGCAATGCAGCAGTGATCGCCGACCTGGTGGGCGACAATGTTGGTGACTGCGCCGGTATGGCTGCCGACGTGTTTGAGAGTTTCGAGGTGACGCTGGTGTCGGCGTTGATCCTCGGTCTGGTGCTGGGTGATGCAGTGGTCGGCACGCTGGGGGATGGGCAGTATGATCTGCGATTCATTGTTTTCCCACTGGTGCTGCGCGCCATTGGCGTGATCGCGTCGGTTGTCGGCAACTCGGTGGTCAGCACCGACGAGAAGCGCCGCAATGCGATGGCGGCGATGAATCGCGGGTTCTACGTCGCCGCTTTTCTCTGCCTTGTCGGGTTTGCAGCGTTTACCGCAGTCTATATGGTCGATCCGACAACCGGCGCTATTGACTGGCGTCCGTTCCTGGCGACCATTGCCGGTCTGGCGCTGGCTGTGGCGCTCGATAAACTGACGGAATACTTCACATCGACGCACTTCAACCCGGTGAAGGAAACGAGCAAGGCGTCGAAGACGGGCGCAGCCACCAATATTCTTGCCGGTCTGGCGCTCGGCATGGAATCGAGCGTCTGGGCGATCCTGGTGATCTGTGCGTCGATCCTGACGTCAATCGCTATCTTCGCCGGGTACTCGACCGATCCGGCAGTGACGCTCACCGCAGTGCTGTATGGCGTGTCGCTGACCGGTATCGGTATGCTGACGCTGACCGGGAACACGATTTCGATGGACTCGTTCGGTCCGATTTCGGACAATGCGAACGGTATCGGCGAGATGGCGGGGTTGGACAAGAATGCGCGCAATGTGATGGACGACCTGGACGCGGTCGGCAACACGACCAAGGCGGTCACCAAAGGCATCGCTATCGGCTCGGCAGTGATCGCGGCAGTGGCGCTGTACGGTTCGTACCTGGCGGACGTATCGAAGGTGCAGGAGCAGATCGGCGTTCCGCTGGCGGAGCAGTTGCGCACCATCGGCATCAATGTTGCGATGCCGACGGTTTTCATCGGGTTGCTGATCGGCGGTGCGGTGCCGTTTCTGTTCTCGTCGCTAACGATCCGCGCGGTGCAGCGCGCTGCGTCGCAGATCGTGAACGAGGTGCGTCGTCAGTTCAAGATCCCAGGCATTATGGAGGGCACGGTGACGCCTGACTATGCGCGGGCGGTGAGTATCTCCACCGTGGCTGCGCAGAAGGAATTGATCAGCCTGGGTCTGATCGCGGTGATGGTGCCGATCCTGGTCGGGTTCCTGCTCGGCGTCGAGGCGCTCGGCGGTTTCCTGGCGGGCATCATTCTCTCCGGTCAGTTGATGGCGGTGTTCCAGGCGAATGCTGGCGGTGCGTGGGATAATGCGAAGAAGTACATCGAAGAAGGGAACTTCGGCGGGAAGCACTCGGAGCCGCATAAAGCCGCTGTGGTCGGCGATACGGTCGGCGACCCGCTGAAGGATACGGCAGGACCCGCGCTGAACCCGATGATCAAGGTGATCAACCTGGTGGCGCTGATTATTGCGCCGATTGTTGTGACGATCCCCAGCGGCAGTCCGGGAGTCATTTTTGCGATGGTGATCTGCGCGGTTGCGCTGGCGTGGGCGATCTGGCAGAGCAAACGCGAAGCGCCGTCGATGACGGCTGAAACGACAGCGCCTGCGACAACTGCCAGGGGCGTGTAG
- the coxB gene encoding cytochrome c oxidase subunit II: protein MRILPRTLLRAAILIALLVVLTACSAGPGDTYDPYGDNARRIYELLIPIWWMALGVFVVVEGLLIYAIWRFRRRPGSTAMPAQVHGNTQVEILWTIAPAIIVLVIAVLTFRTQAANAVMPEDALRIKAIGHQWWFEFQYPDLGAEGKPLVTASDMYIPVGRPVTVVLESQDVIHNFWVPKLAGKTYMIPGKTNFLTFTADQPGIYRAVCAEFCGEAHALMRFRVIAVDEAEFARWIDQKKSPPAAPAGTLTVNGLTGDAARGQAIFLDARKQCIACHAVEGTNARGLIGPNLTYYGSRQTIAAGILPYSPENLARWLREAPKLKPGNLMSRALTPQWIKANLSDQEIADLVAYLDSMKVSVALPPER from the coding sequence ATGCGGATACTTCCTCGCACATTATTGAGAGCCGCGATCCTGATCGCACTCCTGGTCGTTCTCACCGCGTGCAGCGCCGGTCCGGGCGACACCTACGATCCCTACGGCGACAATGCACGTCGCATTTATGAACTGCTCATCCCGATCTGGTGGATGGCGCTCGGCGTGTTTGTCGTCGTCGAGGGGTTGCTCATCTACGCCATCTGGCGTTTCCGTCGCCGCCCCGGCAGCACGGCGATGCCGGCGCAGGTTCATGGGAACACGCAGGTCGAAATTCTGTGGACGATTGCCCCTGCCATCATTGTGCTGGTGATTGCGGTGTTGACGTTCCGCACGCAGGCTGCGAATGCGGTGATGCCTGAAGATGCGCTGCGGATCAAGGCCATCGGGCATCAGTGGTGGTTCGAGTTCCAGTATCCCGACCTCGGCGCTGAAGGCAAGCCGCTGGTGACAGCCTCCGATATGTATATTCCGGTTGGGCGCCCGGTGACAGTGGTGCTGGAGTCGCAGGATGTCATCCATAATTTCTGGGTGCCGAAACTTGCCGGGAAAACGTACATGATCCCTGGCAAGACGAATTTCCTGACGTTTACCGCCGACCAACCTGGTATTTATCGCGCCGTCTGCGCCGAATTTTGCGGCGAGGCGCACGCCTTGATGCGTTTCCGCGTCATTGCTGTCGATGAAGCCGAATTCGCGCGCTGGATCGATCAGAAGAAGTCGCCGCCCGCCGCTCCTGCCGGAACACTGACGGTCAACGGTCTGACCGGTGATGCGGCGCGTGGTCAGGCGATCTTCCTCGATGCGCGAAAACAGTGCATCGCCTGTCATGCGGTTGAGGGTACGAATGCACGTGGCTTGATAGGACCGAACCTGACCTACTACGGCAGTCGCCAGACGATTGCTGCTGGTATTCTTCCCTACTCGCCGGAAAACCTTGCGCGCTGGCTGCGTGAGGCGCCAAAGTTGAAACCCGGCAACTTGATGAGCCGCGCGTTAACACCACAGTGGATCAAAGCCAATCTGAGCGATCAGGAGATCGCCGATCTGGTAGCGTATCTCGATAGTATGAAGGTGTCGGTCGCACTGCCGCCAGAACGCTAG
- the ctaD gene encoding cytochrome c oxidase subunit I, with product MAIAERTAGTVSIPVVNVRPGWAGWLSTTDHKRIGIMYLVSAFVFFLIGGIEALLMRIQLGVPDNTFLTPDVYNQMFTMHGTTMIFLGLMPLNVGLGNYMVPLMIGARDMAFPRLNALSIWLFIFGGLMLYVSFFVGGAPNVGWFAYAPLTQKQFAPTAGVDYWIVGIGLTGVASIAGALNFIVTILNMRAPGMTLNRMPLFVWMQLVVAFILIFAFPVLTVATIQLLFDRHFGTRFFLPNLGGDAVLWQHLFWFFGHPEVYILILPTMGIISEVLPTFSRKPIFGYAFVAYSGVAIGFLGFLVWAHHMFAVGLGPLANAFFGAASFLIAVPTGVKIFNWLATMWQGSLNLTTSMLYAIGFISMFIIGGISGVTLASPPINVQQTDSYYVVAHMHYVLFGGAIQGIFAGIFYWFPKMTGRMLDERLGKWQFWLMLISFNLTFFPMHLSGNAGMPRRIYTYEADMGWNLWNLISTTGSLLLAVAFLLFLWNVVTSIRRGPIAPADPWDGATLEWAVSSPPPVYNFAVTPRVRSRRPLWDQKYPHLHEINGGHGTSSAHGESERRDGFEHETSPAIEPIHLPSPTYAPLIVSVGIMILGFGIIYLSDFGLIAASAMIVGLLIMAFGILSWVRISHVDSPHHAH from the coding sequence ATGGCTATCGCCGAACGTACCGCTGGAACCGTCAGTATACCCGTCGTCAATGTGCGCCCCGGTTGGGCGGGGTGGCTCAGTACGACCGATCATAAGCGCATTGGGATCATGTATCTGGTTAGCGCGTTCGTCTTTTTCCTGATCGGGGGGATCGAGGCGCTGCTCATGCGCATTCAACTCGGTGTGCCGGATAACACGTTCCTGACGCCCGATGTCTATAATCAGATGTTCACCATGCACGGCACAACGATGATCTTCCTCGGTCTGATGCCGCTGAACGTCGGGCTGGGCAACTATATGGTGCCGCTGATGATCGGCGCGCGCGATATGGCATTTCCGCGTCTCAACGCGCTCAGTATCTGGCTGTTCATCTTCGGCGGCTTGATGCTGTACGTCAGTTTCTTTGTCGGGGGCGCGCCGAATGTCGGCTGGTTCGCCTATGCGCCCCTGACGCAGAAACAGTTTGCACCGACTGCTGGTGTCGATTACTGGATCGTCGGTATTGGTCTGACCGGCGTGGCATCGATTGCGGGTGCGTTGAACTTTATCGTCACCATCCTCAATATGCGCGCGCCCGGTATGACCCTCAACCGGATGCCGCTGTTCGTCTGGATGCAGCTGGTGGTTGCGTTCATTCTGATCTTCGCCTTCCCCGTGTTGACGGTGGCGACCATCCAGTTGCTGTTCGACCGGCACTTCGGTACGCGCTTCTTCCTGCCGAACCTGGGTGGTGATGCGGTGCTCTGGCAGCACCTCTTCTGGTTCTTCGGTCACCCCGAAGTCTACATTCTCATCCTGCCAACGATGGGCATCATTTCGGAAGTGTTGCCGACCTTTTCACGCAAGCCGATCTTCGGGTATGCGTTTGTGGCATACTCTGGGGTGGCAATTGGCTTCCTCGGCTTTCTGGTCTGGGCGCACCATATGTTCGCCGTGGGTCTCGGTCCGCTGGCGAATGCGTTCTTCGGCGCCGCCAGCTTTCTGATCGCAGTCCCGACCGGCGTGAAGATCTTCAACTGGCTGGCGACGATGTGGCAGGGTTCGCTGAACCTGACCACGTCGATGCTCTATGCCATCGGCTTTATCAGTATGTTCATTATCGGCGGTATCAGTGGCGTTACCCTGGCTTCGCCACCGATCAATGTGCAGCAGACCGACTCCTACTACGTTGTCGCCCATATGCACTATGTGCTGTTTGGCGGTGCGATCCAGGGCATTTTCGCGGGAATCTTTTACTGGTTCCCGAAGATGACCGGGCGGATGCTGGACGAACGACTCGGCAAATGGCAGTTCTGGCTTATGCTGATCAGTTTCAACCTGACCTTCTTCCCCATGCACCTGAGCGGCAATGCTGGTATGCCGCGACGTATCTATACCTACGAAGCGGACATGGGGTGGAATCTCTGGAACCTGATTTCCACAACCGGCTCACTGCTACTGGCGGTCGCTTTCCTGCTGTTCCTCTGGAATGTGGTAACGAGTATACGGCGCGGTCCCATTGCGCCTGCCGATCCGTGGGATGGCGCGACGCTGGAGTGGGCGGTCAGTTCGCCGCCGCCGGTCTACAACTTTGCCGTAACGCCGCGCGTGCGCAGTCGTCGTCCACTGTGGGATCAGAAGTATCCCCATCTGCACGAGATCAACGGCGGGCACGGGACGTCTAGCGCACACGGTGAGTCGGAGAGGCGTGATGGATTTGAGCATGAAACGTCTCCCGCCATAGAACCGATCCATCTGCCTTCGCCAACCTATGCGCCGCTCATTGTGTCGGTCGGTATTATGATCCTGGGCTTCGGCATCATATATCTGAGTGACTTTGGTCTCATCGCAGCGTCAGCGATGATCGTCGGTTTGCTGATCATGGCGTTCGGCATTCTCAGTTGGGTGCGCATCTCGCATGTGGACTCGCCGCACCATGCGCACTAG
- a CDS encoding cytochrome c oxidase subunit 3, whose product MSELTTRTHGAVAHHTSLGVDNRKLGVWAFIGSETLFFATLITTYFVFAPVNRARPDFQDPREFLDIELTTVLASILLASSLTMVLALSASRRGDRRSFTTWLLATVGLGLAFIGGQAYEFNHLYHEGLTLSSSLFGTTFFVLTGFHGTHVAIGVIWLLSVFFKVRAYPDSPENVMDVEIAGLYWHFVDLVWVAIFVLVYLI is encoded by the coding sequence ATGAGTGAATTGACGACCAGAACACACGGGGCAGTCGCGCACCATACATCACTCGGCGTGGATAACCGGAAGTTGGGGGTTTGGGCGTTCATCGGATCCGAGACGCTGTTCTTTGCAACCCTGATCACCACCTACTTCGTGTTTGCACCGGTCAATCGCGCGCGCCCCGATTTCCAGGATCCGCGTGAGTTTCTCGATATCGAGTTGACGACGGTGCTGGCGAGTATTCTGCTGGCATCCAGCCTGACGATGGTGCTGGCGCTGTCGGCAAGCCGGCGCGGTGATCGCCGCAGTTTCACTACATGGTTGCTGGCAACCGTCGGGCTTGGTCTGGCATTCATCGGTGGTCAGGCGTATGAGTTCAATCACCTGTACCACGAAGGATTGACGCTGAGCAGCAGTCTGTTCGGTACGACGTTCTTCGTCTTGACCGGCTTTCACGGTACGCACGTGGCGATTGGGGTTATCTGGCTGCTATCGGTCTTCTTCAAAGTGCGCGCCTATCCCGACTCGCCGGAGAATGTGATGGATGTCGAGATAGCCGGTCTCTACTGGCACTTTGTCGATCTGGTGTGGGTGGCAATCTTTGTGCTCGTCTATCTGATCTGA
- a CDS encoding cytochrome C oxidase subunit IV family protein: MAGHSEEHGAHTHPSDRFYWIVAGVLAVVTALEVGLFIVNEQHLIAKWLEVTLLLILSTIKGAAVVMFFMHLKGDAGIFKFVFLVPLAFATTLLLSFMVLFSDHVGIAG; this comes from the coding sequence GTGGCAGGTCATAGCGAAGAACATGGTGCACATACGCACCCTTCCGACCGCTTCTACTGGATCGTCGCCGGGGTGCTGGCGGTGGTGACGGCGCTGGAGGTTGGGTTGTTTATCGTGAATGAGCAGCACCTGATCGCCAAGTGGCTCGAAGTAACGCTGCTGTTGATCCTTTCGACAATCAAGGGCGCCGCTGTGGTGATGTTCTTTATGCACCTCAAGGGCGATGCAGGGATCTTCAAGTTTGTGTTCCTTGTGCCGCTTGCGTTTGCAACCACGCTCCTGCTATCATTCATGGTGCTTTTCTCGGATCACGTCGGCATTGCAGGGTGA
- a CDS encoding cytochrome c oxidase assembly protein produces MYEWNFEPGLMVNLALIAGGYALCVTGPLRRFFPGNEPPTPAQVRLFFVGWVVLFIALASPIDSLGSYLLTMHMLQHLLLAMVAPPFLLLGLPRWVLRPLMRIPGAYPVGSFLTNPVFVFFAFNAVFALWHVPFYYDLALRDERFHILEHVMFFVVGVLSWWPICSPMDELPSAHPLLQTAYLFFMSLPTTIIGALIAFAEAPLYPYYALRPRLWGVSLGDDQQLAGLIMWVPGSLVYFAVLTVVFIRWLNREDANEQRSLADAG; encoded by the coding sequence ATGTACGAGTGGAACTTCGAACCGGGTTTGATGGTCAACCTGGCGCTGATTGCGGGCGGGTACGCACTCTGCGTCACCGGTCCGCTGCGTCGCTTCTTTCCGGGGAATGAACCGCCTACGCCAGCGCAGGTGCGCCTCTTCTTCGTCGGTTGGGTGGTGTTGTTCATTGCGCTCGCTTCCCCCATCGACTCGCTGGGAAGTTATCTGCTGACGATGCATATGCTGCAGCACCTGCTGCTGGCGATGGTCGCTCCCCCGTTCCTGCTGCTGGGTCTGCCGCGCTGGGTTTTGCGTCCGCTCATGCGCATCCCCGGCGCGTACCCCGTCGGGTCGTTTCTTACCAATCCGGTCTTCGTCTTCTTCGCTTTTAATGCGGTTTTCGCGCTCTGGCACGTACCGTTCTACTACGATCTGGCACTGCGGGATGAACGCTTCCATATCCTTGAACACGTGATGTTTTTTGTCGTCGGCGTGCTCTCGTGGTGGCCCATCTGCAGTCCGATGGACGAGTTGCCGTCTGCGCATCCGTTGCTGCAAACCGCGTATCTCTTCTTCATGTCGCTGCCAACCACGATTATTGGCGCGCTGATTGCATTTGCCGAGGCGCCGCTCTATCCATACTATGCCCTGCGCCCGCGACTCTGGGGTGTCTCGCTGGGTGATGACCAGCAACTGGCGGGTCTGATCATGTGGGTGCCCGGCAGCCTGGTCTACTTTGCAGTGCTGACTGTGGTGTTTATTCGCTGGCTGAACCGTGAGGATGCCAATGAGCAGCGTTCCCTCGCGGACGCCGGGTAG
- a CDS encoding cupin domain-containing protein — translation MRRSNETGWFDVAPGIRRRTIAVTERMQQIAVELDQGARLPEHRHPHEQITYLISGRLRFVIDGVEREVAPGETVALPGNTPHAVEAIEASQAIDTFSPPREDLLAQDAGG, via the coding sequence ATGAGGAGATCGAACGAAACGGGGTGGTTTGATGTTGCCCCCGGCATTCGCCGCCGAACCATCGCCGTAACGGAACGTATGCAGCAGATTGCGGTCGAACTGGATCAGGGCGCGCGTCTGCCAGAGCATCGTCATCCCCACGAGCAGATCACCTATCTCATCTCCGGCAGACTCCGCTTCGTTATCGACGGTGTAGAACGGGAGGTTGCGCCTGGTGAAACCGTTGCATTACCAGGGAATACGCCGCACGCGGTCGAAGCAATTGAAGCATCGCAGGCAATCGACACATTTAGCCCGCCACGCGAGGATTTGCTGGCGCAGGATGCAGGCGGGTAA